ATAGATGACGATCCTATTTTCATTTATGGAACAAAAAGAATAATGAAAGAGATAGATTTTGCGAAAAATATTATTGTTTACAATAATGGTCAAGAAGCTTTAGATGGTCTTTATACTATGATTAAAGATGAAGAATCTTTACCAGAAGTAATGTTTTTAGATTTAAATATGCCCATTATGGATGGTTGGGAATTTTTAGATGAATTTAAGAACTACCCTAATAATACCTCAAAAAAAACTATAATCTATATTATAAGTTCATCTGTTGACCCAAGAGATTTAGAACGTGTAAAAGACTATAACCAAGTAACTAATTATATTTTAAAACCCATTACCCCTAATGATCTTACCAACATATTAAAATCAAATAAAACATAGTCGCAACCAATACAGTGGCACCTTTATCACATAATTGTATACCCAAATAGGTAGTGTGTTGTTAATAACATGCTATTTAAAAATTTAGTTAAACACTAGTATTTAGCTATCTTGTGGCGCGGGTGTTTAACTTTTATTAATTATAAATGAGTGCATTTTCTAGTTGTTGTATCATAGATGATGACGAGTTCTTTTCTATAAGCAGTAAAATCATTTTAAAAC
The genomic region above belongs to Maribacter hydrothermalis and contains:
- a CDS encoding response regulator — its product is MKSISTCCIIDDDPIFIYGTKRIMKEIDFAKNIIVYNNGQEALDGLYTMIKDEESLPEVMFLDLNMPIMDGWEFLDEFKNYPNNTSKKTIIYIISSSVDPRDLERVKDYNQVTNYILKPITPNDLTNILKSNKT